ATATCATTTTCTTTGCCGTCGGCTTTTTTCAGGCCACTGGGCTGGCCTTATCTAGGCGGCCGCAGGTGGTGTTTATCAACGGCGGTGCCATCGGCGTACCCGTAGCTTGGGTTTGCCGACTACTTAAACTGCCTTATCTGATTCACGAATCCGATACCACTTTGGGGTTGGCTAATCGCTTAATTGCTAAACGAGCCAAGGTTATCGCCAGCGGCTTTGAGCTAAAATTGCCCCCGAACTTGGCCGAGCGGCAAGTTGTCACCGGCATCCCGCTCCGGGAGGAATTTTATCGAGCCAAATCCAGCGCCGCAGAAAATCGACTGCGGTTGGGCTACAATATCAAACCCAGCGAGCCGGTCGTATTGGTGCTCGGCGGCAGCCTCGGGGCATCTCGCCTAAACCGGCTGGTGCTCAGATCAGCCGAGTCGGTATTAGATCGGGCCCACTTGATAGTGATTACCGGTTTGAAGAAGTTAAAAACCGCCCAACGCCTGAGTGTCCATTACGATCGGCGCTCAAAATCACGGCTGCATCTGGTGGAGTTTGCGGGTTTGGATATCGCCGATTATATCCGGCTGGCCGATTTGGTTATCAGTCGGGCCGGCGCTACTGCCATCGCTGAGATGTCGGCGTTAAAAAAACCGACCATACTAGTCCCGAATTCAATGCTCAGCGGCGGCCACCAGCTGCACAATGCCAA
The Candidatus Saccharimonadales bacterium DNA segment above includes these coding regions:
- a CDS encoding glycosyltransferase encodes the protein MRIWLVGGGTAGHVSPLLALEPALKAQDPDTTTLVITDKNSAISQLMAGYAGQHTTIRSGKFRRYHGRGWLARITDISTLLYNLGDIIFFAVGFFQATGLALSRRPQVVFINGGAIGVPVAWVCRLLKLPYLIHESDTTLGLANRLIAKRAKVIASGFELKLPPNLAERQVVTGIPLREEFYRAKSSAAENRLRLGYNIKPSEPVVLVLGGSLGASRLNRLVLRSAESVLDRAHLIVITGLKKLKTAQRLSVHYDRRSKSRLHLVEFAGLDIADYIRLADLVISRAGATAIAEMSALKKPTILVPNSMLSGGHQLHNANLLAANKQAVVIDERMAEADDRLLAGTITSLLDDQLRRRQLAAAIATLNIRDSVSLLSELIIKTASG